Genomic window (Takifugu rubripes chromosome 1, fTakRub1.2, whole genome shotgun sequence):
CACATTTGCTCTGACACTTTATTCTCCACTCACTCTTTGCTCATGGCGGTCTTGATAATATCTGCTCGTGTCAGTTTTGCTGCCACATCAAACTTGGTGATGGCCTCGTTACAGGATTTGTTCTGTAAGCAGAGGAAATTAAATCTGAATAAGAGATGATGTCACTCTCAAAGCCCCTGTTCTCCAAGGAAATCCTCCTCCCTGATGCAGGTGTAATTTAACCACAGAACAGAGTGGGAAGAAACAAATAAGGCGGGTTGTAATTGCGTCGTTCAATCTACAGCTGATTGCATTACACACCGTGTCAGACACATCGAACACCTGAAGGTACGTACAGTGAGAAATTTGTGCCTTTCCTTCTGCAGTTTGAAGAACTCCTCCACAGTCAGCTCTTCTACTTTCTTTTTCAGACTGATGAAATGGCAGGATGGAGAGTGCGATTTGTGCTCCTTTCTGGCAtcaaatagaataaaatgtcaTGCACAAACACCATTAATAACCAATGTGATCACTCCATTTACCGGTACATATTCTTTTAAAATCACTAGTTAATACAAATTTTCATATCTTTTCAAGTCCCAAATAGTCACAGTAGTTTCATTATTCAAATGCTAAATGTGATGTGCCATGAATGTGATGAcattaaatggcatttaaagaaAGAGTTGTGTTAAAATCATTTATTAGCAGAGCATTGGAGTCCTTACACTGGCTCGTCCTCTGGCTCCCAGCCTTCCAGCTCTTTAAGGCAGAAGAAACACATGGCGGTGTCGGGGCTGTTCTCTGCCGGCGTGTGGATGAAGCCTGCTTCGGCCATCtggagaaaaaaacataaacacgCAAATGTATGGAATGCAGACTTACAGTTTTATAGGACTTACATAAAACTAGCATTTCAAAATGAAACACTAGAGTGATTCTCCAATCAGACAACCAGGAATTTCTCTTACAGCTCTTAT
Coding sequences:
- the birc5a gene encoding baculoviral IAP repeat-containing protein 5a, with translation MDPFNDEHIKMYFYENRLKTFEGWPFEEGCSCTPENMAEAGFIHTPAENSPDTAMCFFCLKELEGWEPEDEPVKEHKSHSPSCHFISLKKKVEELTVEEFFKLQKERHKFLTNKSCNEAITKFDVAAKLTRADIIKTAMSKE